Proteins co-encoded in one Populus trichocarpa isolate Nisqually-1 chromosome 10, P.trichocarpa_v4.1, whole genome shotgun sequence genomic window:
- the LOC7468111 gene encoding GPN-loop GTPase QQT2 isoform X2 — MNKLNVEASSSGQAGHSFRRKPVIIIVVGMAGSGKTTFLHRLVCHTQASRIRGYVLNLDPAVMTLPYGANIDIRDTVKYKEVMKQFNLGPNGGILTSLNLFATKFDEVIQVIENRADQLDYVLVDTPGQIEIFTWSASGAIITEAFASTFPTVVAYVVDTPRSSSPVTFMSNMLYACSILYKTRLPLVLAFNKTDVAQHQFALEWMEDFEAFQAAMRSDDSYMSTFSQSLSLVLDEFYKNLRSVGVSAVSGAGMDAFFKAIEASAEEYMETYKSDLDKRRAEKQQMEEEQRKHNMEKLRRDMEQSGGQSVVLSTDLKDKGQNDNMVEEDEDIEDDDFETFTDKEDVIDEDEDEEVGSFSF; from the exons ATGAATAAATTGAATGTGGAAGCATCGTCATCTGGGCAGGCGGGACATTCATTCAGAAGAAAACCAGTTATCATCATCGTTGTTGGAATGGCAG GGAGTGGAAAAACAACTTTTCTTCACAGGTTGGTTTGCCACACACAAGCTTCAAGGATTCGTGGTTATGTGCTCAACCTTGATCCTGCTGTGATGACTCTCCCCTATGGTGCAAATATTGATATAAGGGACACCGTTAAGTACAAGGAAGTGATGAAGCAGTTTAATCTTGGACCAAATGGCGGAATCCTGACATCTCTCAACTTGTTTGCAACAAAATTTGACGAG GTCATTCAAGTCATTGAGAACCGAGCAGATCAGCTTGATTATGTTCTTGTGGATACGCCTGGTCAAATTGAAATATTCACTTGGTCTGCTTCTGGAGCTATCATCACAGAAGCTTTTGCTTCAACCTTTCCAACTGTGGTTGCTTATGTAGTTGACACGCCTCGTTCCTCAAGTCCAGTAACTTTCATGAGCAATATGCTTTATGCTTGCAGCATACTCTACAAGACACGGTTGCCTCTTGTGTTAGCGTTCAACAAAACTGATGTGGCTCAACACCAATTTGCTTTAGAG TGGATGGAAGATTTTGAAGCCTTTCAAGCAGCAATGAGGTCAGATGATTCATACATGTCTACTTTTTCTCAAAGCCTTTCCCTTGTGCTCGATGAATTCTACAAAAATTTGAGATCAGTTGGGGTCTCTGCTGTTTCTGGAGCTGGAATGGATGCCTTCTTTAAGGCTATCGAAGCCAGTGCTGAGGAGTATATGGAAACCTACAA GTCTGATCTTGATAAGAGACGGGCAGAGAAGCAACAAATGGAGGAAGAGCAGCGAAAACACAACATGGAAAAGCTGAGGAGGGACATGGAACAATCAGGGGGACAGTCTGTTGTTTTGAGCactgatttgaaggataaaggTCAGAATGATAACATGGTTGAGGAGGATGAGGACattgaagatgatgattttgagacGTTTACTGACAAGGAAGATGTTATAGACgaggatgaagatgaagagGTGGGCAGTTTCTCCTTCTAG
- the LOC7485842 gene encoding uncharacterized protein LOC7485842 isoform X1 translates to MDHIAPRDRDFEVDLESGVRNIVEDLNKDASLGVKAPTKSLLVKVCGAFSDGKANGEERVNLCGNVSNPGGGSADHAKLEGEMSVDQVEKKIVEEKRKKTSNKKPPRPPRGPSLDAADQKLIKEISELAMLKRARIERMKALKKVKATKASSNSNLFAMVFTILFCLVILFQGMSSRATSTNSLGSPLSSEAADEGLISVQYFGNPSSSESNGPGSGSPNFIESVAGSDPPKNPRRAVR, encoded by the exons ATGGACCATATAGCTCCAAGAGATAGAGATTTCGAGGTTGATCTTGAAAGTGGGGTGAGAAATATTGTAGAAGATTTAAATAAAGATGCAAGTTTGGGAGTAAAAGCACCAACAAAGTCGCTGCTCGTTAAGGTTTGTGGGGCATTTTCTGATGGAAAAGCCAATGGTGAAGAGAGGGTAAATTTGTGTGGAAATGTGTCAAATCCTGGTGGTGGTTCTGCAGACCATGCGAAGTTGGAGGGAGAAATGTCTGTTGATcaagtagaaaagaaaatagtagAGGAGAAGCGTAAAAAGACAAGCAATAAAAAGCCTCCCAGGCCTCCACGAGGTCCGTCATTGGATGCTGCTGACCAGAAGCTGATCAAGGAGATTTCTGAACTAGCCATGTTGAAGCGTGCAAGGATTGAGCGAATGAAGGCCTTGAAGAAAGTGAAAGCCACAAAGGCATCATCAAATAGCAATCTATTTGCCATGGTGTTCACCATTCTATTCTGCCTAGTGATTCTCTTTCAAG GAATGTCATCCAGAGCTACATCTACAAACTCACTGGGTTCTCCTTTGTCGTCAGAGGCAGCAGACGAAGGTTTGATTTCAGTTCAATACTTTGGGAATCCATCTTCAAGCGAGTCTAATGGACCTGGGTCTGGATCTCCAAA CTTCATAGAATCAGTTGCTGGTTCAGATCCTCCTAAAAATCCAAGAAGAGCTGTGAGATGA
- the LOC7485841 gene encoding galactokinase: MAKHEETPVPCYSSLEAVYGDGSQLEEAKLRFDHLKSKFLQVFGHPPDVFARSPGRVNLIGEHIDYEGYSVLPMAIRQDTIIAIRKNNAEKVLRIANVNDKYTQCDYPADPNQAIDLKNHRWGHYFICGYKGYYEFAKSKGVNVGEPVGLDVIVDGTVPTGSGLSSSAAFVCSATIAIMAAFDVNFPKKEIAQLTCECERHIGTQSGGMDQAISVMAKTGFAELIDFNPIQATDVQLPAGGTFVLAHSLAESQKAVTAATNYNNRVVECRLASIVLGIKLGMKQQDAISNVKTLSDVEGLCVSFANSHGSSDPVIAVKEFLKEKPYTAEEIEEITGESLRSIFKNSPSSLDVLKAAEHYKLHQRAAHVYSEAKRVHAFKDTVSSDLSDEDKLKKLGELMNESHYSCSVLYECSCPELEELVKICRDSDALGARLTGAGWGGCAVALVKEPIVPQFILNLKEKFYQSRIDKGVISKNDLGLYVFASKPSSGAAIFRF, encoded by the exons ATGGCGAAACATGAAGAAACGCCGGTTCCATGTTACTCATCGTTAGAGGCTGTTTACGGCGACGGATCTCAGCTTGAAGAAGCTAAACTTCGTTTTGATCACTTGAAATCCAAGTTTCTTCAAGTTTTTGGTCACCCCCCTGATGTCTTTGCTCGTTCTCCAG GGAGAGTGAATTTGATTGGAGAACATATTGATTATGAAGGCTACTCAGTGTTGCCAATGGCAATAAGGCAAGATACTATTATAGCAATCCGTAAAAATAATGCAGAAAAAGTCCTTCGAATCGCCAATGTTAATGACAAATATACGCAGTGTGATTATCCTGCTGATCCTAACCAG GCAATTGACTTGAAGAATCATAGATGGGGTCATTATTTCATTTGCGG GTATAAGGGTTATTATGAATTTGCAAAATCAAAAGGAGTGAATGTGGGTGAGCCGGTTGGACTTGATGTTATTGTTGATGGAACTGTTCCAACag GTTCTGGTTTGTCAAGCTCTGCTGCCTTTGTTTGTTCTGCTACCATTGCTATTATGGCTGCTTTTGATGTGAACTTTCCAAAG AAAGAAATTGCCCAACTGACATGTGAGTGTGAAAGGCACATTGGAACACAATCTGGGGGAATGGACCAG GCAATCTCTGTCATGGCCAAAACTGGATTTGCAGAGCTTATTGATTTCAACCCCATTCAGGCAACTGATGTGCAACTTCCTGCTGGTGGAACATTTGTGCTTGCGCATTCTTTGGCAGAATCTCAGAAGGCAGTCACTGCTGCTACAAATTACAATAACAGAGTTGTTGAATGTCGACTCGCATCT ATCGTACTTGGAATAAAGTTGGGAATGAAACAACAAGATGCAATATCAAATGTCAAGACTCTTTCTGATGTCGAGGGATTGTGTGTATCATTTGCTAACAGTCATGGTTCTTCTGATCCTGTCATTGCTGTTAAG GAATTTTTGAAAGAGAAACCATACACAGCTGAAGAAATTGAGGAAATTACTGGGGAAAGTCTTCGATCAATCTTCAAAAATTCCCCATCTTCTTTAGATGTGCTAAAAGCCGCCGAGCACTACAAGTTGCATCAG AGGGCTGCTCATGTATATTCTGAAGCCAAGCGAGTCCATGCTTTCAAGGACACAGTGTCTTCAGATTTAAG TGATGAGGACAAGCTAAAGAAGCTGGGTGAGCTTATGAACGAGAGTCACTACAGCTGCAGCGTTCTATATGAATGCAG CTGCCCAGAGTTGGAAGAACTTGTAAAAATTTGCCGGGATAGTGATGCTTTGGGGGCAAGACTTACAGGAGCTGGATGGGGTGGCTGTGCGGTTGCTTTGGTGAAAGAACCTATCGTCCCTCAGTTCATTCTCAATTTGAAG GAAAAGTTCTACCAATCAAGAATTGACAAGGGAGTAATCAGCAAGAATGATCTTGGACTCTATGTTTTTGCTTCAAAGCCTTCAAGTGGTGCTGCTATTTTCAGGTTCTAA
- the LOC7485842 gene encoding uncharacterized protein LOC7485842 isoform X2, with protein MDHIAPRDRDFEVDLESGVRNIVEDLNKDASLGVKAPTKSLLVKVCGAFSDGKANGEERVNLCGNVSNPGGGSADHAKLEGEMSVDQVEKKIVEEKRKKTSNKKPPRPPRGPSLDAADQKLIKEISELAMLKRARIERMKALKKVKATKASSNSNLFAMVFTILFCLVILFQGMSSRATSTNSLGSPLSSEAADEGLISVQYFGNPSSSESNGPGSGSPKYVTV; from the exons ATGGACCATATAGCTCCAAGAGATAGAGATTTCGAGGTTGATCTTGAAAGTGGGGTGAGAAATATTGTAGAAGATTTAAATAAAGATGCAAGTTTGGGAGTAAAAGCACCAACAAAGTCGCTGCTCGTTAAGGTTTGTGGGGCATTTTCTGATGGAAAAGCCAATGGTGAAGAGAGGGTAAATTTGTGTGGAAATGTGTCAAATCCTGGTGGTGGTTCTGCAGACCATGCGAAGTTGGAGGGAGAAATGTCTGTTGATcaagtagaaaagaaaatagtagAGGAGAAGCGTAAAAAGACAAGCAATAAAAAGCCTCCCAGGCCTCCACGAGGTCCGTCATTGGATGCTGCTGACCAGAAGCTGATCAAGGAGATTTCTGAACTAGCCATGTTGAAGCGTGCAAGGATTGAGCGAATGAAGGCCTTGAAGAAAGTGAAAGCCACAAAGGCATCATCAAATAGCAATCTATTTGCCATGGTGTTCACCATTCTATTCTGCCTAGTGATTCTCTTTCAAG GAATGTCATCCAGAGCTACATCTACAAACTCACTGGGTTCTCCTTTGTCGTCAGAGGCAGCAGACGAAGGTTTGATTTCAGTTCAATACTTTGGGAATCCATCTTCAAGCGAGTCTAATGGACCTGGGTCTGGATCTCCAAAGTATGTCACAGTGTGA
- the LOC7468111 gene encoding GPN-loop GTPase QQT2 isoform X1 — MDIDSKLDKFDVKSGDEGSSSMQVDSKGTAEEKDELTDSMNKLNVEASSSGQAGHSFRRKPVIIIVVGMAGSGKTTFLHRLVCHTQASRIRGYVLNLDPAVMTLPYGANIDIRDTVKYKEVMKQFNLGPNGGILTSLNLFATKFDEVIQVIENRADQLDYVLVDTPGQIEIFTWSASGAIITEAFASTFPTVVAYVVDTPRSSSPVTFMSNMLYACSILYKTRLPLVLAFNKTDVAQHQFALEWMEDFEAFQAAMRSDDSYMSTFSQSLSLVLDEFYKNLRSVGVSAVSGAGMDAFFKAIEASAEEYMETYKSDLDKRRAEKQQMEEEQRKHNMEKLRRDMEQSGGQSVVLSTDLKDKGQNDNMVEEDEDIEDDDFETFTDKEDVIDEDEDEEVGSFSF, encoded by the exons ATGGATATTGACTCTAAGCTCGATAAATTTGATGTTAAGTCTGGGGATGAGGGCTCATCATCAATGCAAGTGGATTCCAAG GGAACTGCTGAAGAAAAGGATGAATTAACTGACTCAATGAATAAATTGAATGTGGAAGCATCGTCATCTGGGCAGGCGGGACATTCATTCAGAAGAAAACCAGTTATCATCATCGTTGTTGGAATGGCAG GGAGTGGAAAAACAACTTTTCTTCACAGGTTGGTTTGCCACACACAAGCTTCAAGGATTCGTGGTTATGTGCTCAACCTTGATCCTGCTGTGATGACTCTCCCCTATGGTGCAAATATTGATATAAGGGACACCGTTAAGTACAAGGAAGTGATGAAGCAGTTTAATCTTGGACCAAATGGCGGAATCCTGACATCTCTCAACTTGTTTGCAACAAAATTTGACGAG GTCATTCAAGTCATTGAGAACCGAGCAGATCAGCTTGATTATGTTCTTGTGGATACGCCTGGTCAAATTGAAATATTCACTTGGTCTGCTTCTGGAGCTATCATCACAGAAGCTTTTGCTTCAACCTTTCCAACTGTGGTTGCTTATGTAGTTGACACGCCTCGTTCCTCAAGTCCAGTAACTTTCATGAGCAATATGCTTTATGCTTGCAGCATACTCTACAAGACACGGTTGCCTCTTGTGTTAGCGTTCAACAAAACTGATGTGGCTCAACACCAATTTGCTTTAGAG TGGATGGAAGATTTTGAAGCCTTTCAAGCAGCAATGAGGTCAGATGATTCATACATGTCTACTTTTTCTCAAAGCCTTTCCCTTGTGCTCGATGAATTCTACAAAAATTTGAGATCAGTTGGGGTCTCTGCTGTTTCTGGAGCTGGAATGGATGCCTTCTTTAAGGCTATCGAAGCCAGTGCTGAGGAGTATATGGAAACCTACAA GTCTGATCTTGATAAGAGACGGGCAGAGAAGCAACAAATGGAGGAAGAGCAGCGAAAACACAACATGGAAAAGCTGAGGAGGGACATGGAACAATCAGGGGGACAGTCTGTTGTTTTGAGCactgatttgaaggataaaggTCAGAATGATAACATGGTTGAGGAGGATGAGGACattgaagatgatgattttgagacGTTTACTGACAAGGAAGATGTTATAGACgaggatgaagatgaagagGTGGGCAGTTTCTCCTTCTAG